A genomic segment from Actinoplanes sichuanensis encodes:
- a CDS encoding Fur family transcriptional regulator has protein sequence MNAESQIRNTKQRSAVSAVLAETEGFHSAQDLHAMLRERGERVGLTTVYRTLQGLADAGEIDVMRPPGGEHLYRRCSQGHHHHLVCRSCGRTVEVLGPAVESWADKMAGQHGFVDVSHTLEIFGTCPECAAKA, from the coding sequence GTGAACGCCGAGAGCCAGATCCGCAACACCAAGCAGCGCAGCGCGGTCAGCGCCGTCCTCGCCGAGACCGAGGGCTTCCACAGCGCCCAGGATCTGCATGCGATGCTGCGCGAGAGGGGCGAGCGGGTCGGACTGACCACGGTGTACCGGACTCTGCAGGGCCTGGCCGACGCCGGCGAGATCGACGTCATGCGCCCGCCGGGTGGGGAGCACCTCTACCGGCGCTGCAGCCAGGGTCACCACCACCATCTGGTGTGCCGTTCGTGCGGGCGGACCGTCGAGGTGCTCGGCCCGGCGGTCGAGTCGTGGGCCGACAAGATGGCCGGTCAGCACGGTTTCGTCGACGTCTCGCACACATTGGAGATCTTCGGCACCTGCCCGGAGTGCGCCGCCAAAGCGTGA
- a CDS encoding DUF6328 family protein, with protein sequence MAVDSHTPRETEKQRWDRNFADLLQELRVAQTGVQILFAFLLTLPFSSGFPNVTDFQKDTYVVALISAAFATAMIISPVAFHRALFRQGRKPELVRYAHKMATGGLAFMLIAMTASVLLITDYLLDWQWAIPLTIVTGGWFLTYWAILPFAHREWGDDDEDAASAID encoded by the coding sequence ATGGCGGTCGATTCCCACACCCCCCGAGAGACCGAGAAGCAGCGCTGGGACCGCAACTTCGCGGACCTGCTCCAGGAACTGCGGGTCGCGCAGACGGGCGTGCAGATCCTCTTCGCGTTCCTGCTGACCCTGCCGTTCAGCAGCGGCTTCCCGAACGTCACCGATTTCCAGAAGGACACCTACGTGGTCGCGCTGATCAGCGCGGCGTTCGCCACCGCGATGATCATCTCGCCGGTGGCGTTCCATCGGGCGCTGTTCCGGCAGGGCCGCAAACCCGAGCTGGTCCGGTACGCCCACAAGATGGCCACCGGTGGCCTGGCCTTCATGCTGATCGCGATGACGGCGAGCGTCCTGCTGATCACCGACTACCTGCTGGACTGGCAGTGGGCGATCCCGCTGACCATCGTCACCGGCGGCTGGTTCCTCACCTACTGGGCCATCCTGCCGTTCGCCCACCGCGAGTGGGGCGATGACGACGAGGACGCCGCCTCCGCCATCGACTGA
- a CDS encoding alpha/beta fold hydrolase: MEVKARGLTFDVHEGGPEDGEPVLLLHGFPQDSREFDLVLPHLHAAGLRTYAMDQRGCSPGARPSDVSAYTMPSVTADAVAVLDSLGLDSAHVVGHDWGAQVAWQLAARHPDRVRTLTAISVPHPRALLLAIRVRPSQKARLAYFEVFRRRFAERLLLAQHALPLRLMLRPIGMRAEQYVAAMREPGRLTGGLNWYRAFDASQIANLGEVTVPTTYVWSDKDGVVGLTAALRTRDWVRADYQLVAMRGVSHWVPEQAPRELADAVLARIGV, from the coding sequence ATCGAGGTCAAAGCCCGGGGACTGACGTTCGACGTTCACGAGGGTGGGCCGGAGGACGGTGAACCGGTTCTCCTGCTGCACGGCTTTCCTCAGGATTCCCGGGAGTTCGACCTGGTTCTGCCGCATCTGCACGCGGCCGGGCTGCGGACCTACGCGATGGACCAGCGCGGCTGCTCACCGGGCGCCCGCCCGTCCGACGTCTCCGCCTACACCATGCCGTCGGTGACCGCCGACGCCGTCGCCGTCCTCGACTCGCTCGGCCTCGACAGCGCGCACGTCGTCGGCCACGACTGGGGCGCACAGGTGGCCTGGCAGCTGGCCGCCCGGCACCCGGACCGGGTGCGGACCCTCACCGCGATCTCCGTCCCGCACCCGCGGGCGCTGCTGCTCGCGATCCGGGTGCGGCCCAGCCAGAAGGCGCGGCTCGCCTACTTCGAGGTGTTCCGGCGGAGGTTCGCCGAGCGGCTGCTGCTCGCCCAGCATGCCCTGCCGTTGCGCCTGATGCTGCGGCCGATCGGCATGCGCGCTGAACAGTACGTGGCGGCGATGCGCGAACCGGGCCGGCTCACCGGCGGCCTCAACTGGTACCGCGCCTTCGACGCGTCCCAGATCGCGAACCTCGGTGAGGTGACGGTGCCGACCACCTACGTGTGGAGCGACAAGGACGGGGTGGTCGGGCTGACCGCGGCGCTGCGTACCAGGGACTGGGTGCGAGCCGACTACCAGCTGGTGGCGATGCGCGGCGTCAGTCACTGGGTGCCCGAGCAGGCGCCGCGTGAGCTGGCCGACGCGGTCCTGGCCCGGATCGGCGTTTGA
- a CDS encoding ECF transporter S component, with the protein MASTSNRWRTIDIVIASVIAVAFGVIFWAWGTVWSITEGAFAFFPPAQTIIYGIWLVPAVLGGLIIRKPGASLYTELVAATVSALLGSQWGVDTIVSGLIQGLGAELAFALLLYRNHRLPAAILAGALTGVSAASYDFVKYTVGMDLWSYRIPYAAITVLSGAILAGAGSWALVRALAPTGVLDRFEAGRERATV; encoded by the coding sequence ATGGCATCAACGTCCAATCGATGGCGGACGATAGACATCGTCATCGCCTCCGTCATCGCCGTCGCGTTCGGCGTGATCTTCTGGGCCTGGGGCACGGTCTGGTCGATCACCGAGGGCGCCTTCGCGTTCTTCCCACCGGCGCAGACCATCATCTACGGCATCTGGCTGGTCCCGGCCGTCCTCGGCGGTCTGATCATCCGAAAGCCGGGCGCCTCGCTCTACACCGAGTTGGTCGCGGCCACCGTGTCCGCGCTGCTCGGCAGCCAGTGGGGCGTCGACACGATCGTCTCCGGCCTGATCCAGGGCCTCGGCGCCGAACTGGCCTTCGCACTGCTGCTCTACCGCAACCACCGGCTGCCGGCCGCGATCCTGGCCGGTGCGCTGACCGGGGTCAGCGCGGCGTCCTACGACTTCGTCAAGTACACGGTCGGCATGGACCTGTGGTCGTACCGGATCCCGTACGCGGCGATCACCGTCCTCAGCGGCGCGATCCTGGCCGGGGCCGGTTCGTGGGCGCTGGTCCGGGCGCTCGCTCCGACCGGGGTGCTGGACCGGTTCGAAGCGGGCCGGGAACGGGCAACCGTCTGA
- a CDS encoding ABC transporter ATP-binding protein, which produces MSDVQLRGFGWRHAGRRSWAVRGLDLEVRHGERVLLLGPSGAGKSTLLAALAGLLPEDSGESEGTIRIDGLDPRKARERVGILFQDPQTQLVMARSGDDVAFGPENRGVPAGEIWPRVSDVLDRVGFPYPVNRPTSALSGGEAQRLALAGVLALRPGLLLLDEPTANLDPPGAALIRDALARATGPDTTLIIVEHRVAEALPLVDRVVVLEPGGGVRADGSPEMIFAAYGDKLADEGVWVPGFQVPPRKAKTKTDIDLVRATRAEVSRRLDPVSVDVGAGEVVAVTGPNGAGKSTLALLLGGLLAPTSGRVEAFGDSRPPHRWRAATLAGRIGSVFQNPEHQFVTSRVTDELALGPRRLGRSPADVDRIVGELLERLRLDRLAEANPYTLSGGEARRLSVATALATAPRLLVLDEPTFGQDRRTWRELVDLLAGLRDVGHGIVAVTHDDAFVRTLADRTVSLGAPEPDPLPRRTRP; this is translated from the coding sequence ATGAGTGACGTTCAGCTCCGCGGCTTCGGGTGGCGGCACGCCGGTCGCCGCTCGTGGGCGGTCCGCGGGCTGGACCTGGAAGTGCGGCACGGCGAGCGGGTGCTCCTACTCGGCCCATCCGGGGCCGGCAAGAGCACGCTGCTCGCCGCGTTGGCCGGGCTGCTGCCCGAGGACTCCGGCGAGTCCGAGGGCACGATCCGGATCGACGGGCTCGACCCGCGCAAGGCACGCGAGCGGGTCGGCATCCTCTTCCAGGACCCGCAGACCCAGCTGGTGATGGCCCGCAGCGGCGACGACGTGGCGTTCGGCCCGGAGAACCGGGGAGTGCCCGCCGGTGAGATCTGGCCACGGGTGTCCGACGTGCTGGATCGTGTCGGTTTCCCGTACCCCGTCAATCGTCCGACCTCGGCCCTCTCCGGCGGTGAGGCGCAACGCCTCGCTCTCGCCGGTGTTCTCGCGTTGCGTCCCGGCCTGCTGCTGCTCGACGAGCCGACCGCGAACCTGGACCCGCCGGGCGCCGCGCTGATCCGCGACGCGCTGGCCCGGGCCACCGGCCCGGACACCACGCTGATCATCGTGGAACACCGGGTCGCCGAGGCCCTTCCGCTGGTCGACCGGGTGGTGGTCCTGGAGCCGGGCGGCGGTGTCCGCGCCGACGGCTCACCCGAGATGATCTTCGCCGCCTACGGCGACAAACTCGCTGACGAGGGCGTCTGGGTGCCGGGTTTCCAGGTCCCGCCGCGCAAGGCGAAAACCAAGACCGACATCGATTTGGTACGGGCTACGCGCGCCGAAGTGAGCAGACGCCTCGACCCCGTCTCGGTAGATGTCGGAGCGGGCGAGGTGGTGGCCGTGACCGGGCCCAACGGCGCGGGCAAGTCGACCCTGGCGCTGCTGCTCGGCGGGCTGCTCGCACCCACGTCCGGGCGGGTCGAGGCGTTCGGTGACAGCCGGCCGCCGCACCGATGGCGGGCCGCGACCCTGGCCGGCCGGATCGGGTCGGTCTTCCAGAACCCGGAACACCAGTTCGTCACGTCCCGCGTCACCGACGAGCTCGCGCTCGGGCCCCGCCGGTTGGGCCGCTCCCCCGCCGACGTCGACCGGATCGTCGGTGAGCTGCTCGAACGGCTCCGGCTGGACCGGCTCGCGGAGGCCAACCCGTACACCCTCTCCGGCGGGGAGGCCCGGCGGCTCAGCGTGGCCACCGCGCTGGCCACCGCACCGCGGCTGCTCGTGCTCGACGAACCGACCTTCGGCCAGGATCGACGCACCTGGCGCGAACTGGTCGACCTGCTCGCCGGTCTGCGCGACGTCGGGCACGGGATCGTCGCCGTCACACATGATGACGCGTTCGTCCGTACCCTCGCCGATCGAACCGTCTCCCTCGGCGCACCGGAACCGGACCCGCTACCTCGGAGGACGCGGCCGTGA
- a CDS encoding energy-coupling factor transporter transmembrane component T family protein has protein sequence MTLSFAPVADPAAPLARRNPVAKVGAALLFSMPLIATMDPFTPAVALAVELLVLPFFGVRFGVLARRATPLLLAAAGILITMVLFAAERGGELLVSLGPIDVTTGVLSTSGALILRIFAVALPGIVVFATTDPTDLADALVQNAKAPARFAIGALAAFRLVPLLGEEWRSLSLARRARGVDAGRNPIARGRLFVSTAFALLVGALRRGVRLAVAMDARGFDAETPRTYARRQYFTAADTILLVLSLLAALLIIAASVALGHFRPVV, from the coding sequence GTGACCCTCTCTTTCGCGCCGGTCGCGGATCCGGCGGCGCCGCTCGCGCGCCGCAACCCGGTCGCCAAGGTCGGCGCCGCGCTGCTCTTCTCGATGCCGCTGATCGCCACCATGGATCCGTTCACGCCGGCCGTCGCGCTCGCCGTCGAACTGCTGGTCCTGCCGTTCTTCGGGGTGCGGTTCGGGGTCCTGGCCCGGCGGGCCACGCCGTTGCTGCTGGCCGCGGCCGGGATCCTGATCACGATGGTGCTGTTCGCCGCCGAACGCGGTGGTGAGCTGCTGGTGTCACTCGGGCCGATCGACGTCACCACCGGGGTGCTGTCCACCTCGGGCGCACTGATCCTGCGGATCTTCGCGGTGGCGCTGCCGGGCATCGTGGTGTTCGCCACCACCGACCCGACCGACCTGGCCGACGCGCTGGTGCAGAACGCGAAGGCGCCGGCCCGGTTCGCGATCGGGGCGCTCGCCGCGTTCCGGCTGGTGCCGCTGCTCGGCGAGGAGTGGCGGTCGCTCAGCCTGGCCCGCCGCGCCCGCGGGGTCGACGCCGGGCGCAACCCGATCGCCCGCGGGCGGCTCTTCGTGTCGACGGCGTTCGCGCTGCTGGTCGGCGCCTTGCGGCGCGGGGTGCGGCTGGCAGTCGCGATGGACGCGCGTGGCTTCGACGCCGAGACGCCCCGGACCTACGCCCGCCGCCAGTACTTCACCGCCGCCGACACGATCCTGCTGGTTCTGTCGCTGCTCGCCGCGCTCCTCATCATCGCCGCGTCGGTGGCTCTCGGGCATTTCCGCCCGGTCGTCTGA
- a CDS encoding PHP domain-containing protein has translation MGHGHDHLHDHSHAAAAGGDLPEALDLSVPTAELSSSDASRRRFLLGAGLLGAGAAASVLAQPGAAEAAGLPHTHDQVGGGTDKGGFRWLAGDHHIHTQYSSDAQYRVLDQAQKGHAYGLDWLVITDHGSATHAKIGVDKVNPDIVKTRSALKGLLTFQGLEWNIPAAEHATVFVHPGKNEVAVLKQFENAYDGSLLPSTNTAAQNEAMAIAGIQFLGEQVRKRKIDGALFFANHPARRGIDSPHEIRNWRDADPTVAVGFEGAPGHQAAGIPAPNGRGGARGYYDNNPSAASFPGYPLESYRTWGGFDWMTATVGGLWDSLLAEGKAWWITVNSDSHVNYLDQTGRGPGSDFDANGKYNDPVYTGTINTSAGDFWPGYYGRTNVGASSFSYKAVMDGLRAGRVWVDHGRLIKNLDARVRVTGDRREHTGTPLGGVLQVKRGTSTELVLDIDLQDVPNWAGFVAALKRVDVIVGTVTGPVADKDTYTTPNTRVVKSFEVTESSGRITFTYQLGRLDKPFYLRVRGTDGNRTQPGLLGTAVDPYGPQLDVVGAADPWGDLWFYTNPIWVLPR, from the coding sequence ATGGGTCACGGCCACGATCATCTTCACGACCACTCGCACGCCGCAGCCGCCGGGGGCGACCTCCCCGAGGCTCTCGATCTCTCGGTTCCGACCGCCGAACTGTCGTCGTCCGACGCGTCCCGCCGCCGCTTCCTACTCGGTGCGGGCCTACTCGGCGCGGGGGCGGCCGCCTCCGTGCTCGCCCAGCCGGGCGCCGCCGAGGCCGCCGGGCTCCCGCACACCCACGACCAGGTGGGCGGCGGCACCGACAAGGGCGGTTTCCGCTGGCTCGCCGGCGACCACCACATCCACACCCAGTACAGCTCGGACGCCCAGTACCGGGTGCTCGACCAGGCCCAGAAGGGCCACGCCTACGGCCTCGACTGGCTGGTCATCACCGACCACGGCAGCGCCACCCACGCCAAGATCGGGGTCGACAAGGTCAACCCGGACATCGTCAAGACGCGTTCGGCACTCAAGGGCCTGCTCACCTTCCAGGGTCTGGAGTGGAACATCCCGGCCGCCGAGCACGCCACCGTGTTCGTGCACCCGGGTAAGAACGAGGTCGCGGTCCTCAAGCAGTTCGAGAACGCGTACGACGGCTCGCTGCTGCCCTCGACCAACACCGCCGCCCAGAACGAGGCGATGGCCATCGCCGGCATCCAGTTCCTCGGCGAGCAGGTCCGCAAGCGCAAGATCGACGGCGCGCTGTTCTTCGCCAACCACCCGGCCCGGCGCGGCATCGACTCCCCGCACGAGATCCGCAACTGGCGCGACGCCGACCCCACCGTCGCCGTCGGCTTCGAGGGTGCGCCGGGCCACCAGGCCGCCGGCATCCCCGCCCCGAACGGCCGCGGCGGTGCCCGCGGCTACTACGACAACAACCCGTCGGCGGCATCGTTCCCCGGCTACCCACTGGAGAGCTACCGCACGTGGGGCGGCTTCGACTGGATGACCGCCACCGTCGGCGGCCTCTGGGACAGCCTCCTCGCCGAGGGCAAGGCGTGGTGGATCACCGTCAACTCGGACAGCCACGTCAACTACCTGGACCAGACCGGACGCGGACCGGGCAGCGACTTCGACGCCAACGGCAAGTACAACGACCCGGTCTACACCGGCACGATCAACACCTCGGCCGGCGACTTCTGGCCCGGCTACTACGGCCGGACCAATGTGGGCGCGTCGTCGTTCTCGTACAAGGCGGTCATGGACGGCCTGCGCGCCGGACGGGTCTGGGTCGACCACGGTCGCCTGATCAAGAACCTGGACGCGCGGGTACGGGTCACCGGCGACCGCCGCGAGCACACCGGAACCCCGCTCGGTGGTGTCCTCCAGGTCAAGCGCGGCACCTCCACCGAACTGGTCCTCGACATCGACCTGCAGGACGTGCCGAACTGGGCCGGTTTCGTGGCCGCCCTGAAGCGGGTCGACGTCATCGTCGGCACCGTCACCGGCCCGGTCGCCGACAAGGACACCTACACCACCCCGAACACCCGGGTGGTCAAGTCGTTCGAGGTCACCGAGAGCAGCGGACGGATCACCTTCACCTACCAGCTGGGCCGCCTCGACAAGCCGTTCTACCTGCGGGTCCGTGGCACCGACGGCAACCGCACACAGCCCGGCCTGCTCGGCACGGCGGTCGACCCGTACGGCCCTCAGCTCGACGTCGTCGGCGCCGCCGACCCGTGGGGCGACCTGTGGTTCTACACCAACCCCATCTGGGTCCTGCCCCGATGA
- a CDS encoding 5,10-methylenetetrahydrofolate reductase, whose amino-acid sequence MSRHPLPQLLAEARSGVLVFSVTPPRRSATEERIKEIAEVTLDRLTALDLDGLILYDIDDESDRNPDDRPFPYLPTLDPGRYYAEHLTGWRQPVIIYRCVGKYSEDELRDWMSGADSRVLSVFVGASSGGKEVRTRLRRAQELRAEVRPDLPLGAVAIGERPDEHLRMLTKQERGASFFVSQVVYHVNDMKNLLSDYFYECRARGAAPRTVIFTLSLCGSLKTLEFVRWLGVDVPRWLENSIRHADDPLAESYRQCVAIARDLIDFCEHLGLPYGFNIESVSIRKAEIEASTDLAAEVSGMLRYRR is encoded by the coding sequence ATGTCTCGTCACCCCCTGCCGCAACTGCTGGCGGAGGCGCGTAGCGGCGTGCTCGTGTTCAGCGTCACGCCGCCGCGGCGCAGCGCCACCGAGGAGCGGATCAAGGAGATCGCCGAGGTCACGCTCGACCGGCTCACCGCGCTCGACCTGGACGGCCTGATTCTGTACGACATCGACGACGAATCTGATCGGAACCCGGACGACCGGCCGTTCCCGTATCTGCCGACGCTCGATCCGGGCCGCTATTACGCCGAGCATCTGACCGGCTGGCGACAGCCGGTGATCATCTACAGGTGTGTCGGGAAGTACTCGGAGGACGAACTCCGCGACTGGATGAGCGGCGCCGACTCGCGCGTTTTGAGCGTTTTCGTCGGCGCGTCGTCGGGTGGTAAGGAGGTCCGCACCAGGCTGCGTCGCGCTCAGGAGTTGCGCGCCGAGGTACGCCCGGATCTGCCGCTCGGCGCCGTAGCGATCGGTGAACGCCCGGACGAGCATCTGCGCATGCTGACCAAGCAGGAGCGGGGTGCGTCGTTCTTCGTGAGCCAGGTCGTCTATCACGTCAACGACATGAAGAACCTGCTCAGCGACTATTTCTACGAGTGCCGGGCCCGTGGCGCCGCACCCCGGACGGTGATCTTCACGCTGTCGCTGTGCGGATCGTTGAAGACGCTCGAGTTCGTCAGGTGGCTGGGGGTCGACGTTCCCCGCTGGCTGGAGAATTCGATCCGGCACGCGGACGATCCACTGGCCGAGTCCTACCGGCAGTGTGTGGCGATCGCCCGCGACCTGATCGATTTCTGCGAGCACCTGGGGCTGCCCTACGGGTTCAACATCGAGAGCGTCTCGATTCGTAAGGCCGAGATCGAGGCCAGCACCGATTTGGCCGCCGAGGTGTCGGGGATGCTCCGCTACCGCCGCTGA
- a CDS encoding aldo/keto reductase yields the protein MTVERIDASVAGQWRLGDRVVNRMGFGSMRLTVRDDRELAVRVLRRAVELGVDHIDTAAFYFSPGGILDGEAGAVRYAAELIRDGLRPYPQGLFIATKVGPDRLPDGSWGEAVTAERLRHQVEENLRRLGVDTLDLVNLRIVRPAGPEEIAERFGILAEMRAEGLIRNLGLSNVHWEHVDVARRIAPVVCVQNAFAVDLLRHFDLLRKCGAEGIAFVPFFTIAGATRESGPPPRAAIEASTAHKPSTAGDPSMPRKAEAPRKTEMAREAETRRKTEAAGKTEAARAAEAGREAETGWEAGPEWRIAAARGVTGHQVRLAWTLQQGDHVLAIPGTGDVAHLEANVAAGALRLTAEEMAEMDQRR from the coding sequence GTGACAGTGGAGCGGATCGATGCGTCAGTGGCGGGGCAGTGGCGGCTCGGGGATCGGGTTGTCAACCGGATGGGGTTCGGGTCTATGCGGCTCACCGTTCGGGACGATCGGGAACTTGCGGTTCGGGTGTTGCGGCGGGCTGTCGAGCTCGGGGTCGATCACATCGACACTGCGGCCTTCTACTTTTCACCTGGGGGGATTCTCGACGGGGAAGCGGGGGCTGTTCGGTATGCGGCGGAACTGATTCGGGACGGGCTTCGGCCGTACCCTCAAGGGCTTTTCATCGCGACGAAAGTCGGACCGGACCGTCTGCCGGATGGCAGTTGGGGTGAAGCGGTCACCGCGGAACGGTTGCGGCATCAGGTGGAGGAGAACCTGCGGCGCCTCGGGGTCGATACACTTGACCTGGTCAATCTGCGGATCGTCCGACCCGCCGGTCCGGAAGAGATCGCCGAACGGTTCGGGATACTCGCCGAGATGCGCGCCGAAGGGCTGATTCGTAATCTCGGGCTCTCCAATGTGCACTGGGAACACGTTGACGTGGCACGGCGAATCGCGCCTGTCGTCTGCGTGCAGAACGCGTTCGCCGTGGACCTGCTCCGGCATTTCGATCTGCTGCGGAAATGCGGTGCGGAAGGGATCGCCTTCGTGCCGTTCTTCACGATCGCCGGTGCCACCCGGGAAAGCGGCCCGCCACCGCGAGCGGCGATCGAGGCGTCGACGGCGCATAAACCTTCAACGGCGGGTGACCCCTCAATGCCGCGAAAGGCCGAAGCGCCGCGAAAGACCGAAATGGCGCGAGAGGCTGAAACGAGGCGAAAGACCGAAGCGGCGGGAAAGACCGAAGCGGCGCGGGCGGCCGAAGCAGGGCGGGAGGCTGAAACGGGGTGGGAGGCCGGCCCGGAATGGCGGATCGCTGCGGCTCGGGGTGTCACCGGGCATCAGGTTCGGCTCGCCTGGACGTTGCAGCAGGGTGACCATGTCCTGGCGATCCCGGGCACCGGCGACGTCGCTCACCTGGAGGCGAACGTCGCCGCCGGCGCACTGCGGCTCACCGCCGAGGAGATGGCCGAAATGGATCAGCGGCGGTAG
- a CDS encoding PIN domain nuclease produces MSVAEYLIDTSALIRLLRSPDVLEHWDATVTEGLIATCDITEIELLYTVRSHADLRRQRKLLRRMFSWVVMPDSAFKRALRLQEALSVKGALRSAGAVDLLTAVTAERHRLTLLHYDRDFVRVAEVTGQPVRWIAEPGTID; encoded by the coding sequence GTGAGCGTAGCGGAGTACCTGATCGACACCAGTGCCCTGATCCGGCTGCTCCGAAGTCCTGATGTTCTTGAGCATTGGGACGCGACGGTGACGGAGGGGTTGATCGCAACCTGCGACATCACGGAGATCGAGCTGCTCTACACGGTTCGCTCTCATGCTGACCTGAGGAGGCAGAGGAAACTGCTCCGCCGGATGTTCAGCTGGGTGGTCATGCCGGACAGCGCTTTCAAGCGGGCTTTACGGCTACAGGAGGCGCTGTCCGTGAAAGGCGCGCTTCGATCGGCGGGTGCGGTCGATCTTCTTACCGCCGTCACAGCCGAACGGCATCGCTTGACGTTGTTGCACTACGACCGAGACTTCGTGCGAGTTGCGGAGGTGACCGGTCAGCCGGTGCGGTGGATCGCAGAGCCGGGGACGATCGACTGA
- a CDS encoding DUF2191 domain-containing protein: MTKDLVDLDDDALADAAEWFGTTTTGDTVNAALRDAAARAQRARALAEMVEIAKTGQFDELLDKRNRR, encoded by the coding sequence ATGACCAAAGATCTGGTCGATCTTGATGACGATGCGCTGGCCGACGCGGCGGAGTGGTTCGGGACGACCACCACAGGTGACACCGTAAATGCGGCTCTGCGCGATGCCGCCGCCCGTGCTCAACGTGCCCGAGCGCTCGCCGAGATGGTGGAGATTGCCAAGACCGGCCAGTTCGACGAGCTGCTCGACAAGCGCAACCGCCGGTGA
- a CDS encoding MTH1187 family thiamine-binding protein, translating into MLVAFSVTPIGVGDSVGDAVAEAVRVVRASGLPNRTDAMFTTIEGEWDEVMAVVKQAVDAVAKVSPRVSLSLKADVRPGVTGALTAKVEHIERVLAE; encoded by the coding sequence ATGCTGGTTGCCTTTTCCGTGACGCCCATCGGGGTCGGTGACTCCGTGGGGGACGCCGTTGCCGAGGCGGTTCGTGTGGTTCGGGCCTCTGGCCTGCCGAACCGGACCGATGCCATGTTCACCACGATCGAGGGCGAGTGGGACGAGGTGATGGCCGTGGTCAAGCAGGCCGTCGACGCCGTCGCGAAGGTCTCGCCCCGGGTCAGTCTCTCGCTGAAGGCGGATGTCCGGCCGGGTGTCACCGGTGCGCTGACCGCCAAGGTCGAGCACATCGAGCGGGTGCTGGCCGAGTGA
- a CDS encoding HAD family hydrolase, with protein sequence MRRLVMWDIDYTLLRGGGVASKAWKAAFTEVTGVPWQDTPIFGGRTDTDICTEVFASHGVTDCTHERFFARYVEVVHEARHEFAEQGRLMPGVRAVLAHLGDDPDVVQTLVTGNVPQVAAMKVAAFGLDGVFDAEVGGYGTDDSVRATLVRRSLERARAKYREDFRPVVIGDTVNDVTAALANDAVAIAVATGATTAAELTAAGAHVVLPDLSDLEAAVKALTT encoded by the coding sequence GTGAGACGGCTGGTGATGTGGGACATCGACTACACCCTGTTGCGCGGCGGCGGGGTGGCGTCGAAGGCCTGGAAGGCCGCGTTCACCGAGGTGACCGGCGTGCCGTGGCAGGACACGCCGATCTTCGGTGGGCGGACCGACACGGACATCTGCACCGAGGTGTTCGCCTCGCACGGGGTGACCGACTGCACGCACGAGCGGTTCTTCGCCCGCTACGTGGAGGTGGTGCACGAGGCCCGACACGAGTTCGCCGAGCAGGGCCGGCTGATGCCGGGTGTCCGCGCGGTGCTGGCCCACCTGGGTGACGACCCGGATGTGGTGCAGACCCTGGTGACCGGGAACGTCCCGCAGGTGGCGGCGATGAAGGTGGCCGCATTCGGTCTGGACGGCGTGTTCGACGCGGAGGTCGGCGGGTACGGCACCGACGACAGTGTGCGGGCGACCCTGGTGCGCCGCAGTCTGGAACGGGCCCGCGCCAAGTACCGCGAGGACTTCCGCCCGGTGGTCATCGGCGACACGGTGAACGACGTGACGGCGGCGCTGGCCAACGACGCGGTGGCGATCGCGGTGGCGACCGGCGCGACCACGGCGGCCGAGTTGACCGCCGCGGGCGCACACGTGGTGCTCCCGGACCTGAGTGACCTGGAGGCCGCGGTGAAGGCCCTTACAACCTGA
- a CDS encoding histidine phosphatase family protein yields the protein MSGVRHLWIARHAEATSDETGLSPAGEQQAGLLGERLSTVPFAAISHSPLPRAVRTAAIVSAHLPGVPVQAADELDDRFPTDEPAASAAMIARFTGPASAERHELVVTHAFQVAWFVRDALQTPESRWRDVIPANTGLTVIRYFPGGRTRVIVFNDLSHLPAQLRWTGSPPELRL from the coding sequence GTGAGCGGCGTCCGGCACCTCTGGATCGCCAGGCACGCCGAGGCCACCTCCGACGAGACCGGGCTGAGTCCGGCCGGTGAACAGCAGGCCGGGCTCCTCGGCGAACGGCTCAGCACGGTTCCGTTCGCGGCGATCAGTCACAGTCCGCTGCCGCGGGCGGTGCGGACCGCGGCGATCGTGTCGGCCCACCTGCCCGGTGTTCCGGTGCAGGCGGCCGACGAGCTCGACGACAGGTTCCCGACCGACGAACCGGCCGCCTCGGCCGCGATGATCGCCCGGTTCACCGGACCCGCTTCGGCCGAGCGGCACGAGCTGGTCGTCACGCACGCCTTCCAGGTGGCGTGGTTCGTCCGGGACGCGCTGCAGACACCCGAGTCACGCTGGCGGGACGTCATTCCGGCCAACACCGGCCTCACCGTGATCAGGTACTTTCCCGGCGGGCGGACCCGGGTGATCGTCTTCAACGACCTGTCCCACCTGCCCGCGCAGCTCCGCTGGACGGGTTCGCCACCGGAACTCAGGTTGTAA